ATATTTCGCCAAACGAAAAGCCCAATTTCTACCGCAAACAAGGTATAAGCACAAAACAGGCACCGAGTTCTGTAAAACAAGAAAGAActaatttcacaaaaaaatgcAATGACAGTGTTATGATTTTGGATGAAGATCTCATTGAGGAATATGATGACGTCCAAGTAATAAAGTGCAAGAAGCTTGCTCCACTGTTCGTTCGGCAGTTGAGAGCAAGTCCTGCAGAAAttgaagcgagaaaaaatttcttgcaATCTGGTTTGCCAGAGCACGTGAAGAAGCAAAGATTAGAGCAGAAATCGGGCACTAATCCCGGGGTTTCCTTGGACATACCATTTCCATCAATCAGTCACATTACACAGATGGAGTCTGGATCAAATACAGAAAAAActgacaataaaaattatgaaccTTTGTACAAGCACAAAGCTTATCATGAACCAGTCGGCCCATTACCGGACGCAAGCTGCTATAAATTCCTTTCAAACATAACGGAAAAGTTTTCATCAGACGCCATAAAATTGGAATCAGAGAAATTCGTGCAGGTTGAGAAATCTGAATTTGAGGAGGTATTAACAGAAATCGAATCACGTTGCTCAGAGACTCGAAGTATGTGGAAAAGTATTACGTTCGCGCTGAACTCCACGTCTAATACATCGCCGAAAAAAAGATCCAAAAAATTGCGAGGccagaaaaaaagtgattctatttttccaaaacAAGTTCCAGACATTCCAAACCCAACATGGACTTGTAAATACAAACCGATGAGCTCTGCTGAAATAGTCGGCAATGAAGCGgcaatagaaaaattgaggaattgGCTCAGCGGCTGGAGACTTCCTTTGCCTAAAAATGACGACAGTAGCggggatgaattttattcgtcagATTGTAGCAGTTATGGTGCTTGTGAGAACAATAAAGTTGCTGTGTTGCTCGGACCACACGGATGCGGAAAAACTTCAAGCGTATACGCAATTGCAAAAGAACTCGGTTATAAGTATGTCTGTTTGTATAAAAAATCTTGCATCGGCTTATTGATTTATCAATTACTTAATCTCTTTGCACATAGGGTTCTCGAAGTGAATGCATCCTCGAAACGTACAGGAAAGAAAATCATGTCGGATTTCCAAGAAGCTACCAAATCACACAGAGTTGAAAGGGACCAGTCATCTACTTCAATGCCGATAAGAAAAAGGCCATTGGAAAATAAAGTTCCGCTAAATTCTCTGATCTTGATAGAAGATGTGGACCTAATTTTCGAGGGTGATGATGGTTTTGTTACAGCCACTTGTCAAATTGCTGCCAATACTCGAAGACCAATAGTTATGACCTGCAGAGAGTTATGCTCACATCTCAACAAGATGGCTCCTCAGCAACAGCTCATACATTTTCAATCAGTAACCGGAGACAGAGTTTTGGCATTACTTGAATTAATTTCGTTGGCAGAATCTGGATATAGATTACCTAAATCTTTTTTAAACGTAAGTTTCTTAACTTATAATAATCTAATGACTGGTCTtactgtaatatttttttcagattcttttACGGAATGGGGATTTGAGACAATCCCTTCTGCAATTACAATACATTCTACTGTCCGGTCCTCCTAGTATTACACAACTGAGTTCAAACATCAGCTCAACATTATGGACTGATATGCAGTCTTTTCTTTACAAGCCAGCTGTCAAGTTTAGCAAAGagagatcaaaaaaaaactctggtGGGGATAGATCCACCGCTGAACTAGATACGAAACTAATGGATAGCCTGGCTATGAAACTGGATACTATTTCTTTGGTTTCCTCGTTAACTGACGTTGAAAATCCTACTCTGCCACCTTGGAGACGAGAGCTGAGTCCTAGTCTCTCCCCCCTCGAAGATTTGAAACCTTACTCCAACACTGCCGATCTAAGTACAGAAATTGCGGACTGGCTACAACGAATCTCGCTCTCTTATGATCAGCCCACTTTACCCAAAAATTTCGAGCATATGACTATGAAAAGGAACGTCAAACTGGGAATCGACCTTGCTTTATCCCAAGCGATTTCACCCACTCTAGAACACGCACCCACTGCCGTAGATTATCTTCCTACTATCAGAGCTATGTGCAGGTCAGAGCAAAAGCGTCTGAAACTTAATAACAAAAGAGGCAATCGATTTCATAACTATCTACATGGATTAAGGTTGGCATCCGCATCTGAAAATGTACTAGCAGCTGCCAGTGCGGTTTTTCAGGAGAAATCTAACTAATGTGACTGACTGTGGGACAAGTATTTCTACTTATAACTGATTCGCTACCTCTGAAATTGGATAGCGAAGAACAGAATTTATAGTTTGTGATAACGTGCAGACCGACATatcgattatatgtatataacgttaTAAAATGTAATTTTAAATGTTTACAATCATGTTAAATAATTTGCTGAACTTACAGTTCTAGCTTTTGTATCTTGGGttaatgattttatttattctcatgAATGTTTACTTTATTCTCCGTTGTAAAAAGCTTTACATGAAGTAATTTCAATTGGCATTACAtctcattaaatttttatatgaTGCAACTTGCGATTCAGCTCCTCAAACTTCAGAATTTTGCGGATGAAAAAGTCTCCGTAACGATGTGCCACTTTAGTATCTGCGATGTGGATCATATCATGGTCGATGTAAAAGTCCAGCTGCACAATAACAGAACAACGATCATCCATCAATGAAATCCCAAGGTATGTTAATTTAGTAACCAATTTTCTCTTGGTACTAAGTATTTAAACTCACCTCAGATCCAGATTGAAACTTTCCATCCAATCCAGAGGGGCCTTTGGTCCATACaatattcttcattttgtGTTTGAAGCAAAGTAGATGGATTCCAAGCGAAGCGACTTCCTTATCAAGATCCCATGATCCATCTGGACGGGTGTTGCTGCACATGAAAGTAGCCAATTTGCTAAGAGGCAGCGTAGTATATAATTTCAAGTACGATCGGATAGTTGGAAGCATTTTTTGCTGTGTCACTTCATCCATGAATACTTGGGTCTGATGCTTAATAGCTTCCTTGACATAGTCCTCGTTGGGAGCATCTGGAGGTGGGGGACAAGGAGACAAAAATTTAGGACAAGCATACAGAAAGCAGGCTTCAAACTCTGCCAAATCTCCGTACTGCATCTTGAACATCTTTTCGTGATAGTTCTTTTCTCGCAGAGCTTGCTGGAGTCCGTCATCTATGCACTGAGGATGCAGAACCAAGCAGATTGCGAGTAAGTGGTACATCTGTTCTGTCTGTTTATTTATCTGGTCATTTTGATAGCTTCTTGATGCAAAGAGTTGTTTAGTGCGTTGAATGTAGAGTAAAATACTTGAGAAAGTCCTTATTGCATCAGCATATCGTCTCATCATCATGTATGCAAATCCAACGTAGTAAGCAGTAGATATTTGACAAGCAGGAACGTGCGAATAAGCACTTTTTTTGTAGAGCTCAACATTTTCCAGGACTTTAATGGCTTGGTAATAGTCCCCAAGCAGGGAATGAAGACGTAAGAGACCCACAAGAGAGAAATAGCCCAGCATTTTGTACAGCGAGTGTCTTCCAAAGCTTCCAGCAACAGAATCTGGGTCACCACCACTGGCGTAGACCTCGAGCTGACTCTTGATCTTTGATTTATCAACAAGAGAATGTAGGACATTGAGGATGCATAAAACGCTCCAAATGTTGTTATGTGCattcaagttttcaatttcatctggGGTCTTTTTCAAGAGCCTGGCACGGTACTGTGCAAAAGATTGAAATTGGTAAACAAACTCGTCAATCAGTTCCCAAAGCCATTGGTCAGGGAGTTCAAGGGGTACAGGTGTCTCTGCACTCAAAATGTAGTTGAAGAGATCgcagtaattgaaaaatgatccaaACCGCTGTTCTAGACTCGGGCCACCCGGAATCCTAGCGTAGATATGCCGATAGTAAAGTTCTTTGTATAAAACTAGAAACACTGGATCACTGTCGACAATGTGAGCAACATCGCCTTCATCAGGCCAAGCTTGTTTGTCAAAGAACTGCTCGGTGAGTTTTGGGAATGAATTTTCGTACAAGTTTTGAACTTCGAATATCATTCCCTCGTTTATGCAGTTTCTGAAGTAGATCAGGAATTTTCGTACAACTTCGGGTACCTGACGGTACGCGTCCCTGTCATACTCGTCGACGTGAGTGTCTGCACCACCCAATGGACCGTAATCGATGTAACTGTCGTactaagaaacaaaaattcaagtaATTAGAATGAGGAATTTCCTTTAAGTGACGTTAGTTTTTACCTGATCATTGTAATCGTCATACATCTTGACGAATTTTGGTATAAATGTCGCGTGCTAGGTAACCCCACCTAACCCCTTACTAAACGGCTGACCAAAAGGGATTGACGAAGAATTACTTCTAATCAGATGGCGTTACTGCACAATGCTGAATACGATGCCAGCGACAAAGGGTAGCTGAACCGTTGaaagtctgaattcgttgcgtTGAGTGTAATCCGAACCAGTTTTCTTGCAGCAATCCTATGCACTCGGCTGTGTCCTGTCACTTGACAGCACTGCTTGACAGGCGCAGTCGCTATCCAAGACACGTGTTACCCTTGCTTGTGACTTTCCTCAAGTTCACCGACCGCTTTGAATAACAATGTTTTATACAATTCCTTTCGAAGTTTATACAGTACTCGTGTCGTTGGCAATTATCCTAATCTTGTGGTTATCTACGAGACGAAAAGCCAAAAATGTATGTGTAGTAGTCTTAGGGGATGTGGGTAGAAGCCCAAGAATGCAAAACCATGCACTGTCTTTTGCAAAAGAAGGTTACCAAGTAGACGTCGTTGGTTATACTGGTTCTGCTCCTCTCAATGAACTTACTGAACATCCCAACGTTCAAATGCGATATATGAAACCTCCCCCAAATCTACAAGAAAGtagggaattttttgaatgttCTATGAGTCTTTGTTTTAACAAGATATATTTAAAAACTTGgttcttgtatttttcatattattatagGACTGCCTCGCTTAGTTTTCTACGGATTAAAAGTTATCTGGCAATCTGTGACTCTACTGACTGTCTTGGTGGTTAAACGGCGCTCCAGTTATTTGCTATTGCAAAATCCTCCTGCTATACCAACAATGCCAATATGCTGGCTTTATTGCATGCTTATGCGTGTTCAGCTTACCATAGACTGGCACAATTATGCTCATACTATTCAGGCACTAAGTTCAGGATGCGAGGATGCATTTGTTAGAATAACTAAATATATTGAATTCACATTTGGACGTCTAGCAGCCAGTAACTTCTGTGTCAGCGAAGCAATGAGAGCAGATCTtcagaaaaaatggaatataaaGTAGAATCTCTCTTGTTGGTCAGTAATGGCTAGTCATTCATTTACAATATCATATGATGTTAATATTTCAGAGCAAAAGTATTGTATGATCGACCTTCTCAAGAATTTCATCCTATTTCACTCTTGGAAAAGCATAACTTGATGCTTAACTTGGGAGAGACCTACTCAATAGTCAAagggcaaaagaaaaattcaacggtatTCACAGACTGCTCAGAAGATGGACAGGTCACTCTGCGAAGAGACAGACCTGCCCTACTTGTTTCTAGCACCAGCTGGACACAGGATGAAGATTTTGGAATATTGATAGCAGCTCTTCAAGGTATGATATCCTTCAATAGcccattatttttgtttcatcttgtttttccaaaaatattttactttccAGAATATGAAGACGCTTATGGAACTGAAGAATTGATGTTGCCTGACATTATTTGTTTTGTAACTGGCAAGGGACCTCTTAAAGAGTTTTGGACAGCAATAATAAAACGGAGAAATTGGCAGCATGTTGAGGTAATTACGCCTTGGCTAGAAAACGAGGACTATCCCAAGCTTTTAGGCAAGCATTTTCATACACTATTTCAATTATTGGACGTAACACgtagtaaaatttttcattatctgaCGAATATCCAATGTCTCGTCCATTCAGCCAGCGCGGACTTAGGCATTTGTCTTCACACTTCCTCAAGTGGCTTAGATCTTCCAATGAAGTTAGTTGATATGTTCGGCAGTGGGCTTCCTGCATTGGCGTTTAACTACAAATGGTGAGCAAATCCCTGAAACAAATGTTAGTGATTTTTCTACtccttcattattttatagttTAGACGAGCTACTTGTGCACAAAACCAATGGCATGGTTTTCGCAGATGAAAAGGATCTCGCGCAATTGTTGCTGAAAtggtttgagaattttcctgATAACAAGGACCAACAGttggaggataaaaaattccgTGAGCAATTAATGATTTATCAAAAGCAGCGTTGGCATGATTATTGGTTAGCAAACGCGGCACCGATTTTTAATTAactattttctaattattttacttACCACATAGTAACCCAATCAAAACCCAATTTCTTAGTATGTTTGATTGCAGATTTGTACAGTGAATTTTTACCCACGAGAAGTGAGATGTAAttgtgtattttataataaataatagcaTTGTTTTGCCTATGCAGATAACAGCTATTAATCGCAAATGGTTCGAAACGATCGTGGAATCACAATACAATTCTGgaatattttgtaaaaaaaagttgccAAACTGCAGTTGAATGTTTTTTACAAACGTTTGTTTATTACTGGTTAACTAGCGGTAAAAGATGGTTTGTATGGTTACAAAGTTCTATGTCGTATAATGTGTCTGGTATGTAgttagttttgtttttatcattattatgtaCTCAGCAACACCGTCAAAGAGTGAGCTGCACTAGAAAACTATGAAGATCCCATTAAACTTAAACCAGTATAATCAGGTACTTTATAGTTTCTCAAGTCTTAAACCAAGAGACGTTCAATCTCTTGCTGTATTGCCAGAATCTGCGGTTTCAACTGGGATCCTTCATTCACGGTGACCGAGCAAGCAACCACAGGTCTGGAAACGCCACAGGCACGACCCAAGGCTCCTTTACTCCTAACAAAAACATAGGGGACGTTCTTGTCCTCGCAAAGCAGCGGAAGATGCAGTAAAATCTCCAAAGGCTCTGCATCAGCAGCCATCACTATGAACTCGGAGAGACCTCGATTCAGTGTTTTTGTAGCCTCATTGGCTCCCTTGCGGAGCTGCTTGTAATTCATAGCTTGCTGCACCAGGTTGAGGATCTTTGCTGTCAGGGTGGCGTCAGCCAAAGGATAAGCCTTGGGATTTACTTGGTCAGCCTGTGGACAATTCAGTCAGTAGATATtttaattcatatttatttatcacggTTAATATTTTCGCACTATTAATTATATGCATGCTGCATTCCCACGTGCTGAGAATCATAACCTCGGTCTAGTACGCGTGGTAACGAGTGTTACCAGCAAgcaaatacaaaaatataacTCACCATTATCAGAATGAATCAGTAATTGTGGAATGAGCAAAAGAAGGTAACGATCGATAACAACCTCTCggcgataaattaataaaaatcgcTTCACTGAGGACTGGAACACGCCGTTCAAACGTTGTCGAATTGTGCTTTAAGCGTTCTCCTTGGCATTAAAATTTTTAGGTTTCTAGTTACCAGCGTCCTCTGTAAGTTTTGACAATATGTTACCTACCAAGGAACCCCTAAGCGACCGGCTCCCGGTCAATTACCGCTAGGAGATAGTGCCCCCTCGAATGGTGATTATTTAGCGAACTACTTTTACCGCAAAACGCGgcgagttgaatttttataaattccaCCCAATAATTATAAATCCAGGGTGATGTAACGTAGATGTCAAATTCCACCTCAATTAATCCTGCAATTACAAGGAAGTCTAgggatataaataataattattttattcatttctttggaTTTCCAATAGCTAGaagaatatgtatatttcatgcACAGCAGGTTGTCGCGATCCAAATCTTAGAATAATGCAGTGACTTACGAATTACGTCGTCGTGCTCGGATAATTATATGATTATCTCCATGGACTGAAATAAAACTTGGATTTGCGTCTGTCGGTCACGTTGCGCTTACGTATTCCCGTTGAAATTGctcaaatataattttactttGCGTGCAGAACGATAAAATTAGTCCTGTTTGTGGAGCTGGTCGGATTATCGAGAGAAAACTTTCAGCAAATCGAAATGAAGAATCTCACGCAATCTTTTAGATGCATAGGGTACGGTGTACAGTACaataaacaataaatttcACCAAAAGAATGGTACCGGAAGTATATAAAatgattttctcttcttataaGATACTACGAAAATTTAAAAGCGGTTCCCCACGTCTGTTGAAATCCGGGTATTCTATCCGATTGCAAAAGTACATCATTTTCGATTTGAGCGTCGAGGGTGTCGTCGGATTTCAACGtctctttttcatctaattttgaAACTGCCGCTTGCATATTCGACGCAATTTGTAAAAGCGACTTTTTGTGACGCCCAACTTGTTCTTCTTCGGGAACTGGAGGTTTCCTTCCTGCAGCGGTcatcgaaataatattttctgcCGTGGGTCCTTTCGCTACGGTTTGCGGGGGTTcctttgaattaatttcattcatgAATGCACAGAGTATAAGTACAGCTAAATTTTATGACTCACGTTTGATCGGCATGTAATTTTATTCCCAAACTCAGCGCGCTTTTTCGGTTCAATAGATCGTCGAATACCTTGCAGCGTAAAAACGGCGGCTTCGGCATAAGGAGATAAACTTGCGATGGTTCCTATTGCGCCCTCGTCTCTCGTGGCACCAAAAGCTGGCCTAGGCCGAATATTTCGGTTTGAAGTTAATAGGACTCTTCCGGGCGCgttttttccacaatttttttcacctctatTTCCCGAGGACTGCAGCCCGGGAGTCCACGAACCGGGAACTGCATTTGGATAAGTCGCACCGGCTCGGATCATGTCCTTTTCATCCAGCAAAAATTCTCCCCTGCATGACAGCGATGTATAATTACGTATTTCAAACTCGTGAGTGATAGACGTTCGTCAATTGAATTATCTCCGCCTTACATTTTTTAGGTATCAAAAGCTATGCGAtggttgatttttcaaaaagtctATCGATGGATTTGAATGAGTTTTTGATCGTAGTTTGCGAATAAATATAGTTTCAAGGGACGCCATGTTATCTGTTGTACAGGGAtcttagatgaaaaaatatttctgacGAATACATTTGATTTTCGGATGCTGCTAGGAGATCGGAAaggtagaaaacaaaaattcatttgaacaTCTGACGAACGGAAAATAATGTAAAGAGGAAATTGGAGTAATTTAATGCAAAATCTGaacgaaatattcgaaaagaATTGCACGTAATCCTATGcgagatataatttttttttttttaataatagtCCAGATAATAgtagaatattatttatcgtttGAAATACAGTGAGAACAATTAATAAAGGGAAAGGTTCATTGAATCTAAATCTAATCTCAACTTCAGAAACGTGTCGTACTAtgctcgtatatatgtataatatctatCGTTGATAACCCAATGGTACTctggaaaatatttatcatttgtaaCTCGAACAAATTTGAACTTCAATACACGGTCTGACATCAGTAGACCTATTGTCTGAATACAGTTAACA
This region of Athalia rosae chromosome 7, iyAthRosa1.1, whole genome shotgun sequence genomic DNA includes:
- the LOC105689730 gene encoding ATPase family AAA domain-containing protein 5 gives rise to the protein MKDLTHYFLSPPKPHEEVSPTINNPNSTTNSGEGNGEEQENSNTENTIVNTAANITSGKTPVQKRSRVKIKISVSNSKDRRCDIIINKDDVVDKTPSPFSAIGSSNNLCTTSGHRSHSDSDNTPLSSSRIDKSLRAESNAFEVLMTRVKPPRYTALPTPSPREVEMELKKSKSYKSKLNETKAKLAVLADRKGYSKRKLAEIEEAELIEKRLEKRAKLFRSSERKHDEENNVTVTGKQKQKRGRKKKSIFSQELASNKDIPNNCSTSSSVVTVVADVHVSEVHVEKNEVKQKPMDNNNHDSSQKNPKHSCLESKNTYLSAFSSFQKMTAKTKTKWKMRVQLNSQSEDEIVPHADGNTTDEDFIFTPKSKTKSRKMKSKQNASENGSEETVKTDESSNSLSISVSLSENKKSMNIRRKKHKIKKSKNPHISPNEKPNFYRKQGISTKQAPSSVKQERTNFTKKCNDSVMILDEDLIEEYDDVQVIKCKKLAPLFVRQLRASPAEIEARKNFLQSGLPEHVKKQRLEQKSGTNPGVSLDIPFPSISHITQMESGSNTEKTDNKNYEPLYKHKAYHEPVGPLPDASCYKFLSNITEKFSSDAIKLESEKFVQVEKSEFEEVLTEIESRCSETRSMWKSITFALNSTSNTSPKKRSKKLRGQKKSDSIFPKQVPDIPNPTWTCKYKPMSSAEIVGNEAAIEKLRNWLSGWRLPLPKNDDSSGDEFYSSDCSSYGACENNKVAVLLGPHGCGKTSSVYAIAKELGYKVLEVNASSKRTGKKIMSDFQEATKSHRVERDQSSTSMPIRKRPLENKVPLNSLILIEDVDLIFEGDDGFVTATCQIAANTRRPIVMTCRELCSHLNKMAPQQQLIHFQSVTGDRVLALLELISLAESGYRLPKSFLNILLRNGDLRQSLLQLQYILLSGPPSITQLSSNISSTLWTDMQSFLYKPAVKFSKERSKKNSGGDRSTAELDTKLMDSLAMKLDTISLVSSLTDVENPTLPPWRRELSPSLSPLEDLKPYSNTADLSTEIADWLQRISLSYDQPTLPKNFEHMTMKRNVKLGIDLALSQAISPTLEHAPTAVDYLPTIRAMCRSEQKRLKLNNKRGNRFHNYLHGLRLASASENVLAAASAVFQEKSN
- the LOC105689731 gene encoding eukaryotic translation initiation factor 3 subunit L yields the protein MYDDYNDQYDSYIDYGPLGGADTHVDEYDRDAYRQVPEVVRKFLIYFRNCINEGMIFEVQNLYENSFPKLTEQFFDKQAWPDEGDVAHIVDSDPVFLVLYKELYYRHIYARIPGGPSLEQRFGSFFNYCDLFNYILSAETPVPLELPDQWLWELIDEFVYQFQSFAQYRARLLKKTPDEIENLNAHNNIWSVLCILNVLHSLVDKSKIKSQLEVYASGGDPDSVAGSFGRHSLYKMLGYFSLVGLLRLHSLLGDYYQAIKVLENVELYKKSAYSHVPACQISTAYYVGFAYMMMRRYADAIRTFSSILLYIQRTKQLFASRSYQNDQINKQTEQMYHLLAICLVLHPQCIDDGLQQALREKNYHEKMFKMQYGDLAEFEACFLYACPKFLSPCPPPPDAPNEDYVKEAIKHQTQVFMDEVTQQKMLPTIRSYLKLYTTLPLSKLATFMCSNTRPDGSWDLDKEVASLGIHLLCFKHKMKNIVWTKGPSGLDGKFQSGSELDFYIDHDMIHIADTKVAHRYGDFFIRKILKFEELNRKLHHIKI
- the LOC105689661 gene encoding uncharacterized protein LOC105689661, encoding MFYTIPFEVYTVLVSLAIILILWLSTRRKAKNVCVVVLGDVGRSPRMQNHALSFAKEGYQVDVVGYTGSAPLNELTEHPNVQMRYMKPPPNLQERLPRLVFYGLKVIWQSVTLLTVLVVKRRSSYLLLQNPPAIPTMPICWLYCMLMRVQLTIDWHNYAHTIQALSSGCEDAFVRITKYIEFTFGRLAASNFCVSEAMRADLQKKWNIKAKVLYDRPSQEFHPISLLEKHNLMLNLGETYSIVKGQKKNSTVFTDCSEDGQVTLRRDRPALLVSSTSWTQDEDFGILIAALQEYEDAYGTEELMLPDIICFVTGKGPLKEFWTAIIKRRNWQHVEVITPWLENEDYPKLLASADLGICLHTSSSGLDLPMKLVDMFGSGLPALAFNYKCLDELLVHKTNGMVFADEKDLAQLLLKWFENFPDNKDQQLEDKKFREQLMIYQKQRWHDYWLANAAPIYLYSEFLPTRTVKDGLYGYKVLCRIMCLNLRFQLGSFIHGDRASNHRSGNATGTTQGSFTPNKNIGDVLVLAKQRKMHLIGSLAELLVIHSLLHQVEDLCCQGGVSQRISLGIYLITMELRYFVFLISLLAVYFSSLSNANSSSIVNLQPDTPSDKPLTTDRPIIGILAQEISYYLNRSYPNQYDSFIAASYVKFVEGAGALVVPIWIGKGESYYEDILSKVNGVLWPGGSSYFNVSKGYAEAGAIIYRIATRMNNEGIYFPIWGTCLGFELLTYVAAGGVEHRSACSSKNQALPLEFVSGYESSRMFENAPPLIIDILSQNHVTGNYHQYCVTRDDLKRVNLESKFKVLSINHDWNGFEFISAIEHVSLPFYGVQFHPEKNLYEWVRKTNITHSFEASLASQYFANFFVEEARKNLNSFPNNSDLEYLIYNYPITFTAPKSSYLQCYLFSNCSKNE
- the LOC105689733 gene encoding NHP2-like protein 1 homolog, with translation MADQVNPKAYPLADATLTAKILNLVQQAMNYKQLRKGANEATKTLNRGLSEFIVMAADAEPLEILLHLPLLCEDKNVPYVFVRSKGALGRACGVSRPVVACSVTVNEGSQLKPQILAIQQEIERLLV
- the LOC105689665 gene encoding uncharacterized protein LOC105689665; this encodes MGEFLLDEKDMIRAGATYPNAVPGSWTPGLQSSGNRGEKNCGKNAPGRVLLTSNRNIRPRPAFGATRDEGAIGTIASLSPYAEAAVFTLQGIRRSIEPKKRAEFGNKITCRSNEPPQTVAKGPTAENIISMTAAGRKPPVPEEEQVGRHKKSLLQIASNMQAAVSKLDEKETLKSDDTLDAQIENDVLLQSDRIPGFQQTWGTAFKFS